The following coding sequences lie in one Cannabis sativa cultivar Pink pepper isolate KNU-18-1 chromosome 5, ASM2916894v1, whole genome shotgun sequence genomic window:
- the LOC133037918 gene encoding uncharacterized protein LOC133037918 yields the protein MCSICSMSTPGGSSSKKKGVRGKYKGKNVEEELSKTQSAKLPIEVHAETGTPVGKNGKKFNNMAKWMTRMSIPINKFKWEDVSRADINALWDRLETKFVLPRDNPTFVDYGEYEMSKGLRDWRADCKKKWIQNIEELGQERADMSPPEGVTQEVWSDCIAYWSTDKQKARAAKNKESRGKMKFLGGWGSKPIVSHVVEGANPDTGELPTAVETFQKFHHKGNDWRNEFAQQAYEQMVEIAATQPAPTEDEPEEPAVDPTQYPRDLPVMTQVLGERSRHLRGFGHLPRLKGVGAKRAPATHPSAQPTVTMEQYEALQKKVEEAEQTTQHTRQQYETQQLYLRRFQDQFEYLSRAVPGFNLPPMDLPPLPTPGAGSSAAAGAGSSSQPPETQRNNDDDITRL from the exons atgtgTTCTATATGTAGTATGTCTACACCAGGTGGCAGCAGTTCGAAAAAGAAAGGCGTCAGAGGTAAATACAAGGGCAAGAATGTTGAGGAGGAGCTCTCCAAAACACAATCTGCCAAGTTACCGATTGAGGTGCACGCAGAGACTGGCACCCCCGTAGGCAAAAAcggaaaaaaattcaacaatatggccaaatggatgactcggatgtctatccccattaataaattcaaatgggaagatgtcagtagagctgacatcaacgcactctgggatagacttgag ACCAAGTTTGTCCTCCCACGAGATAACCCTACATTCGTAGACTACGGTGAGTACGAGATGTCAAAGGGTTTACGTGACTGGAGGGCAGACTGCAAGAAGAAGTGGATACAAAACATTGAGGAGCTTGGACAGGAGAGGGCCGACATGTCACCTCCTGAGGGAGTAACTCAAGAGGTGTGGAGTGACTGCATCGCTTATTGGAGCACAGACAAACAAaag gcgagagcagcgaaaaataaagaaagtcggggtaagatgaaatttctaggaggctggggctccaagcctattgtttcacatgttgtcgaaggg gctaaccccgacacaggagaactgccaactgcggtggaaacttttcaaaagtttcaccataaaggcaacgattggcgcaacgagttcgcgcaacaagcttac gagcaaatggttgaaataGCGGCAACTCAACCAGCGCCCACTGAAGATGAGCCCGAAGAGCCTGCTGTCGATCCTACACAGTACCCCCGAGACTTACCTGTTATGACGCAAGTACTCGGGGAACGATCTCGGCATCTTAGAGGCTTTGGCCATCTCCCCAGACTGAAGGGAGTTGGGGCCAAAAGAGCACCTGCCACGCATCCTTCAGCCCAACCGACTGTTACAATGGAACAGTACGAGGCTTTACAGAAAAAAGTGGAGGAAGCGGAGCAGACAACTCAACATACGAGGCAGCAGTATGAGACACAACAACTCTACCTCAGACGATTCCAAGATCAGTTTGAGTATCTTTCTCGAGCTGTGCCGGGTTTCAACTTGCCTCCCATGGATCTTCCACCATTGCCCACTCCTGGTGCTGGATCATCGGCTGCTGCTGGTGCTGGATCGTCATCGCAGCCTCCCGAGACTCAGAGAAACAACGATGACGACATTACCCGCCTATAG